AGaagtcatgtagccttatgaacagcaccctgcAGTAAAgtgatactgaaaaatataaatgtatatccATGAGGAAAAGAGAAGTACAGCAGTTTTGAATTTTTACTGATGAGCATTTTCAAGTGCATCTATATGTCAGTTTACAATAACTGAAAGTAATGCTGAAAGTCAGTTGCTAAGCTTCAATGAATTTTTCCCTCTAATTTGATTCTAATGAACCACTTCTGGTCACAGATGATTCAAAATGTGAAACAGAGAGGAAACGTCTCCATCTCTGTGCTCTAATGATGATAAACGACTGTGTGATATCCTGTCTGCATGGCCGAACAGCTCACACTGATGAAATTCCCAGTGCATCACTCACCCACTCAGAgcaaaatgtctgaaaatgaaTGATATACAATAACAGTCTGTGGAGCGGAACACCCGCCTATACCttcctttgttttattttgcatgtAAACCATTGGATTTATGCAGTCATAACAAAAATACGAGCCTTCAAGCTGAACAATCAAGTCATAGCTCATTGGGCTTTTCCTGTCCTTCTGAAGTATGCGTGTTTTGATGGCGTCTCTCAGGCTTTCTACATTGGGTCTGTGGAATTTAACACCGGAGTATGAAGAGTCAGGTTCTAGTAAACCAATACTTGAACCTTCACACAAAGTCAGTTTACTATAAAACAATACTTAAGTGCTTAATAGTCAGTAGTAcaggtgatttccctgctctagCAACAAATCAGTTACCTACCCCGTTTAGAATGTACAATATGTGTCCAAAAGCATCCACATAGCCTTTCTAATGGGCGAATTCTGCTGCTCAGCTGTGCACATACCATTCAGTAGTGTTGACCAACAGAATGGGAtgttctggagcagctgcacatgagcctaaggtcaccatggtTGCCAAGGTTGGGCTAGAGAGATATAAAGCcctccagcactgggctgtggagcagtggaactgcattctttGGAGTGGCACAGCTCCATCCAATATCTTTGGAATGAACATTCTCTCAGGGGGTCTGTAATAAATAATGGGACTTTGTGTTTACAGTATTGGTGTAGATCAGGGGCCCACCTTTAATTTCTAGAGAGCCGAAGATCAGCAGTGATTTCTGTGATCTAACAGACCTGAGAATGGCGGCAGCAACAGCACATAATGTAACATAAGCTAGTGATAACATAAGCATTCACTaggttaaagctacactatgcatgttctggggatttggagacctctctggttgaaatgtataattacatttacagaagaacattttgtattgCAAGTTGTACCGCATCTTCTGAGGATGGGAGTGAAaaatctactattgtcatcatatctccATTAGTattatgttgattttgagattgTCCCAAACGTTGagtcagaccttctttttgagtctatGTGTGATGTCAATATGTAAAGACATATCACATGATTTGAAAAACTCCCGACCCGACACTTCTGACTTAAACAGTTCAAAGCattacagggtgactcacagTGGCGCAAGCTCACCATATTTAGCCTGCTTTTATTTTCCTTGCTCAGAAATGATGCTTCTTTCAGTTGAAATATCTTgcttagtgcagctttaaggtTTATACATTATTAAGTCAGGTTGCACTACACAAAGTTTTAACACTGAGTTGGCATAAGCTCCCTAAATGCTAtactttatgtttaattttcatCTCCACCCATGCAGCTGAAATCCATAATTTCAGTTCAGTAATGGACTTCATGATGAAAAGACCAATAAGAGGTCTCAAAATGACCTGGACAGTTTATATATGTTAAAGAGGAACTCCATAATTTTTTCAAATGTCTGCataagtaaataattaaaacgtaaacaaagtcattccggGTGGTCTGGTGTGAAGTCCGaagtcacagtggtggtgaaaggaaccagatgtccatcTGTAataactccctcacagaagttattacataaagtggttttgaatatgctgcctgatgttgGCTGTGTCTCAGTTTGCTCACTAGTTCTGTATGTAGTGAATCAGTACATGCTAAGTACGAATTCAGGCAACGGCTAGGTTAATTACGGTGTGAAAACAACAGCCCAGTACCAACATCGACTGGGCAGCTCATCCACTGCTTGACCATACTGTCATTTTTAGGATAACTACAACAATCAGTCAGTCTACCTATGTTTAATATGATTAATAAAATGAAGCCTTCCCTCAGGCAATTAGCATAAATGTTAATTCCATTAGCGTAGCTAGTGCCAAGCTAACCGTGGCTCACCAAAGCACTTCATAGCAGCTGTAGCTAAAACAGTCAACTTATGACTGAATAGACATTCACGTAATACCTCAGTAACATTACTGTTAACATCACTCTTAAAGTCTGTAACTGAATATGTCCAAAGGGGGCAACTTTGCCTGTCAGCAGGCCAGGCTACTTAAATGTCATGCGacattcataaaataaataaataaagtgcattACTTGTGAGATTTAGCATGTCATCATTTTATGATTATACTGAAACTAAATCCTGTAAGTACTGTTAAAATCAGAACAACAACTACGTCTGGTTAGCTATGTAGCTAACAGGCTGCTATGAACACTTCAGTCAGTGGAAAACTGATAATGAACGATAAACTGTGTTAAAGTGTCTTGCTAGTCCAAAGCTCTTATTGTTGGTTCGCTTTTTGTTCACTTGTTTTTCACCAGATGCAGGTGCAGGTGTGGTGCTATTTCCAGTCAGATAGCATAGCGAACAGTCGATGCTCACTGATTTTTACGGTGCATTGTGGGAACTTTCAGGGAATGATGAGACTCCCTTGAAAACGGCTGATCCCCTGAGGTGAACTCTGACTTCTGAACTAGGGCCTAAAACACAAATCTGTTCTAGGTTTTGGActaaaatgccttttttaaatCCAGGAGTGATACATGCTGAGCAGTGAGAAGCAAAATAGGCcctaaagaaacttttttttttttcagatttaccgccaatttaccatcaacattcatataaattcagaagacacttgtaggttcactgatggttttggatagtacataaaatgcctatatttgtgttgtagacttaGTGACccctggctcccatcaccaccaccttaaagaaatctgaaccttttcacaccaaaccatctgaatgactgaattatgaagccaaatttgtggaattcccctttaacttacattgaacGTTTTCCCTCCATTCTTCAGTCAATTACCAGCTATCAGTGCgtggaaatcaccaaactgaaCCGGCCCCACAGCTGGCCGTCCCTGGCTTTGTGGTTTTGCTATAACCTTTTAGCACATGCAAACGTGCCAGAGCTGCTCGCACACATACAATGTCGTCAGTTACTCTTAGGGCCTTCAGTTTCTTGCCGTGTGTCGGCCAGAGAGTCCACCTCCTGCGGCCTGCGGTATATGACCACCCCGCTCAACTGCATGAGGGACAGCCGGGCTTGCTTGCTCATATTGTGAAGGCGCATGAGGAACTCATCGTTCGCCACGAGGTATATGAGCGGATTGATGGCGCTGTTCAGGCACACAAGGCCCCTGCACACCTGGTGGGCGACGTAGATCCTGTCGAAACTCTTGTAGCACGTGCCCTCCATCTTCAGGATCCTGGTCTTCAGGTTCAGGTTTCTGAAAATGTGGTAGGGAATGAAGCAGATGGAAAAGAGCACCGTGAGCATGATGACCAGCTTCAGACAGCGCTGCTTCAGGAGGGAGTCCACGTTGGCCCTGTTGGCCAGAACTACAATAATGTGGCCGTAGCAGAGCAAGATGATAATCAAGGGGATGACGAAGCCGGTGACTGTCCAGCCCAGACTGTAGGAGAGGTAGTCTGTGATCCACTGGTCAGTGGTGGTGTCGAAGCAGGATTCTGAGGAATTTGGCTTGGACTTGTCGAAGTACATGTCGGGCAGAATCTGTACGAACACTAGCGTCCACACGAGGGCGCTAATGGCCACAGACATCGTGGTGTTGATTTTGCCCATCACCCTCATCGTGTGGACGATCCCGAGGTACCTGTACA
This genomic interval from Pygocentrus nattereri isolate fPygNat1 chromosome 21, fPygNat1.pri, whole genome shotgun sequence contains the following:
- the LOC108424608 gene encoding P2Y purinoceptor 1-like translates to MRQFSTAGSSLLDKAAPESFSSRMEAERARNYTECPHIDLSFTRKFLPTVYVLVFIIGASANVCGLRSVYRSWKKMGNINVFVLNLGVADLLYVSTLPFLVSYYAANSRWVFGQTFCKIMRFCFNLNLYGSIGFLTCISLYRYLGIVHTMRVMGKINTTMSVAISALVWTLVFVQILPDMYFDKSKPNSSESCFDTTTDQWITDYLSYSLGWTVTGFVIPLIIILLCYGHIIVVLANRANVDSLLKQRCLKLVIMLTVLFSICFIPYHIFRNLNLKTRILKMEGTCYKSFDRIYVAHQVCRGLVCLNSAINPLIYLVANDEFLMRLHNMSKQARLSLMQLSGVVIYRRPQEVDSLADTRQETEGPKSN